The sequence below is a genomic window from Coffea arabica cultivar ET-39 chromosome 4c, Coffea Arabica ET-39 HiFi, whole genome shotgun sequence.
GCCACTGAATCTTCTATGCTGTCCTATCTGTTCGCACACATCACTAAACCCGTATGATAATATGTGTGCCATGATTGACTAGGTTCTTGAATAAAGCATGCGTCCTTAGAAATCCAGAGGATGTTACACCATCAGGAGTTGCTTTGGACCCCTGGAGTCTTTGCACAGTAGAGCAAGTTGAGGAGCTGAAAGCACTCATCAGAGTAATCCCAATATGGTCCACAGGAATCATGATGTCAATAAACACCAGCCAGAGCTCTTTTCCTGTACTTCAGGCTAGCTCCATGAATAGACATGTCACTTCAAACTTCCAAATTCCAGCAGGTTCTTTCGTCATGTTTATGATGATCACTATTTCTGGTTGGCTCGTCCTCTATGATCGTGCAATTCTTCCATTGGCCTCAAAGATCAGAGGAAAACCAGTACGCATTGGTACAAAAGCAAGAATGGGAATTGGATTATTCTTCACTGGGCTCTCGATGGTAATTTCTGGTGTTGTAGAGAGCGTTCGACGAAGAAAAGCAGTCGAGCAAGGGTTCCTCAATGATCCACAAGCATTGGTAGACATGTCTGCCATGTGGCTTGTGCCGCAATATGTTGCGGGAGGCTTCGCAGAGGCTTTTAATGCGATTGGCCAAATAGAATTCTATTATTCTGAGTTTCCCAGAACCATGTCAAGTGTTGCATCGTCTCTATTTGGACTAGGAATGGCTGTGGCAAATGTATTGGCAAGTGCTGTACTAAGCACTGTGGATAGATACACCAAAGGAGAAGGAAAAGAGAGTTGGGTTTCAAGCAATATCAACAAGGGTCGTTATGAGAACTACTACTGGCTTCTTTCTATCTTGAGTTGTGTTAATttgatttgcttcattttctgTAGCTGGGCTTATGGACCTTGTGCTGATGATGTCAAAAAGGAGGATGACATTGAAGGGAATGAATTGGAAGAAATATCACAATTGAGACCGAGGACACCACTAAGGGTGATGCCGGCTTGATTTCGAATGCCTGCTGGAGTTGAGCAGTTTATTGATCAATAACATATAGTAAGCATGTACAGCAAATACTTACACGCCAATTACCAAATATGTATCAGAAAACCCTAGCtctaaaattttcatttcttcaaCTATTCTTTCTGCATTCGCACATCCCACGTGAATCTCGTGCTTCGGAAAGAACGAAGCTCTAAATTTAATAACCTATGTAAGCAAAAACATAAAAGCATATTATCTCCGAGGCCAGTGGAGAAGAACTAGCAACCAAGACTGATGAACATGGCTGATGAGGTCTCGACGATCACCAGGTATAACGTGGACTTGATGCAGAGAAACCGGGTAACGGTAAGCAGGTTCTATCAACTCAACAACGAAAGCTTAGCAGTCACGGATGGGTCTGACAACATCAATCATATGTCTGTTTCAGCCTTGAACAGAGGAATAACCAAATGTCACCTAAGAGATCCCATCTTCTTTCAGTTTTTTTCCACGGTTTCATGCTAGTAATTCAAATGCTATAGCTATTTTCCGGAAGGTTATTGAAATGATACCTAgatttgccttttctttttcatcttttctGGACTCGTGAATACAGGCATACAAGATAAATGATGATGTAAATTCCATTTCCTACAAGCCTATTAATCAAGAATCTGAGTGAGCACTTCGGTCTCAGTAAGCCAAATTAATCTGCAAGTCCCATGATTGAAAAGGAACTTCTGAGACTTAACCAATATAACTAGATGATTATGTAGGTTGAGCAGAATAACGTGAGGAGTTTATAAGAATTCAATCACTGAAAACCAAATGTAAATGTAGTAAGCTTTGCAAAGGTTGATGTATGATGCTACCTGAAAGCTTTTTGCAATTGTATTACATTAAAAGGTTACTTGTCCTACAATCGATTGATCAATTTAGATAGAAATGATTCCTTCAATCACTGTAGTGACACTAGGAGAATTTAAAGGCCCTAAATTTGGTACTCACTACATGGGTAGAATCTCCAGCTTTTATTAACTAAAGATAACGTCCAAATAGCTTCTTACTGTTCCTGATGTTCACCTATGCAGCCATTCTTCTGATAAAAGACACCTTGAAACAGCAGGAAGGGCAAAGTGAAATGCAGCAGCTTATTACTGCAATCTACAGTTTCCGTCCTGTTCTTCATTTGCAACCCAAAGAGCTTATTGTACATCAGCAGCtaattttctcttcaaatctTTCTTATTCACCTGAAATCAATTAAGAAtttatgagttttttttttaatggtaaAATCACTACAAAACCAATACTAAATAGTGCAAATGATGAAAGTACTTGATAAGAGAAGGATGCCAAAAGAATTTTCGGTATCATTTGCAAAACTTACTTTTCCCATAGCATTACGAGGTAGTGACTCCCATAGCAACAAACGAGTAGGTAGCTGGACAGTTGAAGTAACATGAGTTAGATAATGTAGATCCTTCATGCCAGTTGATAATTCTTAGAAGCACCACAAACAGATCAAACTCTTGTCAAACAAGAATCATATTTACACTCAAATTGTTATTTTAGATAAGGAAGACAGTAGGTACTACATAAAGCTGCCCAAATAATTAAACCAGTACATAAACCTAATTGTACAGGAAACAGTAACCCTGAAATGTGGCGTGCTTTCTGAGTTACTCTGTTTAGATGGCAACTAAAACTCATACATAGACTGTATATAAAGTTAATTTTACAGATCAAACCTTGTATGGAGCAAGTTTCTCTTTAGCCCAAGTTGACAATTCCTCTAAGCTAAGGGCAGGCTTAAGCTCttcctccctttttcttttgacttctgCATCAGGTACAACAATTGCACACACAGCCTCTCCATAGTCTCTGTCCGGTAAGCCCAATATGCAGCATTCTGAGATAACCGGGTGCTGCACATAAGAAATTTAATGGAAATAAAAATGTGCAATTATGAAAAGAGGAGCATAATTAG
It includes:
- the LOC113742614 gene encoding protein NRT1/ PTR FAMILY 1.2-like is translated as MGMEMESYSSNTTGAMDEKEKLSTTRRKGGLVTMPFIIANEAFEKVASYGVLPNMIFYLMKGYNLSFAKANYVLFLWSAATNFTPTLGAFLADSYLGRFLTISLGCIFSVLGMTVLWLTAMIPGAKPQSCNLIPPCKSATAGQLGLLISSFGLMSIGAGGIRSASMAFGADQLDNKDNPDNERVQESYFGWYYAATSISVLVAFTGIVYIQDKMGMKVGFGVPAILMFLSALLFFLASSFYIKHKATKSLLTGLVQVTVAAYKNRKLALAPLDSSSYHHRKGSRNTGPTEKLMFLNKACVLRNPEDVTPSGVALDPWSLCTVEQVEELKALIRVIPIWSTGIMMSINTSQSSFPVLQASSMNRHVTSNFQIPAGSFVMFMMITISGWLVLYDRAILPLASKIRGKPVRIGTKARMGIGLFFTGLSMVISGVVESVRRRKAVEQGFLNDPQALVDMSAMWLVPQYVAGGFAEAFNAIGQIEFYYSEFPRTMSSVASSLFGLGMAVANVLASAVLSTVDRYTKGEGKESWVSSNINKGRYENYYWLLSILSCVNLICFIFCSWAYGPCADDVKKEDDIEGNELEEISQLRPRTPLRVMPA